One Drosophila kikkawai strain 14028-0561.14 chromosome 3L, DkikHiC1v2, whole genome shotgun sequence genomic window carries:
- the LOC108085496 gene encoding uncharacterized protein translates to MKCVRLPLLMLIGLLAAPVAWGRVPYPMDVLPPPVVQEDDIFEQPILVAPRPVGRAGACSVTIRGGLPSPQPVYLKTDSEDIYPFSDVGAMEFESGGTLQLWCPSGFNTHSENLLTASCVSGTTFSVGGSHFEFKDLYCKSWPGFKAVKTGGTCNGGIVIRVGFEITSSRFAEQMQICFNEEEEVTRYTRHKLEPGSNYYETGVARITFQTAGYFDGKNVDKLYTQATQLETINNELGGDAEKYFDSASNVYLARGHLGAKADFDYAPEQRATFLFINAAPQWQTFNAGNWARVEDGLRAWVSKNKIYVNCYTGVYGVTTLPNKQGVETPLYLAKDGNNNGLIPVPKIYFRVVIEPTSHKGIVFVGVNNPHLTEEQIKRDYIVCTDVSDQVTYINWKKTDIKAGWSYACEVADFLKTVKHLPALTAKGGLLI, encoded by the exons ATGAAGTGCGTACGATTGCCATTGCTCATGCTCATTGGCCTCCTGGCAGCTCCGGTTGCCTGGGGCCGTGTTCCCTATCCCATGGACGTGCTGCCACCGCCAGTTGTCCAAGAGGACGACATCTTCGAGCAACCCATCTTAGTCGCTCCCCGACCCGTTGGTCGTGCAGGAG CCTGCAGTGTGACAATTCGCGGAGGTCTTCCCAGTCCCCAGCCCGTGTATCTGAAGACCGATTCTGAGGACATTTATCCCTTCTCGGATGTCGGCGCCATGGAGTTCGAGTCGGGTGGCACCCTTCAGCTGTGGTGCCCTTCGGGCTTCAACACTCACTCGGAGAACCTGCTTACGGCCAGCTGCGTGAGTGGCACTACCTTCAGCGTGGGTGGCTCCCACTTTGAGTTCAAGGATCTGTACTGCAAGTCCTGGCCGGGCTTCAAGGCTGTCAAGACCGGCGGCACCTGCAACGGTGGCATTGTCATCCGCGTTGGCTTCGAGATCACTTCATCGCGCTTCGCCGAACAGATGCAGATTTGCTtcaacgaggaggaggaggtcaCCCGTTACACTCGCCACAAGCTGGAGCCCGGCAGCAACTACTACGAGACTGGAGTGGCTAGGATCACCTTCCAGACCGCCGGCTATTTCGATGGCAAGAATGTGGACAAGCTGTACACCCAGGCCACCCAGTTGGAGACGATCAACAATGAACTTGGCGGTGATGCGGAAAAGTACTTTGACAGTGCCTCCAATGTGTATCTGGCTCGTGGTCATTTGGGCGCCAAGGCTGACTTCGATTATGCTCCCGAGCAGAGGGCCACCTTCCTGTTCATCAACGCCGCTCCCCAGTGGCAGACCTTCAATGCCGGTAACTGGGCTCGCGTTGAGGACGGTCTGAGGGCCTGGGTTTCCAAGAACAAGATCTATGTCAACTGCTACACCGGTGTCTATGGTGTGACCACTCTGCCCAACAAGCAGGGCGTGGAGACTCCCCTGTATTTGGCCAaggatggcaacaacaacggcctGATTCCCGTGCCCAAGATCTACTTCCGTGTGGTCATTGAGCCCACCAGCCACAAGGGCATTGTCTTTGTTGGTGTCAATAATCCCCATCTCACTGAGGAGCAGATCAAGCGGGATTACATCGTCTGCACGGATGTGAGCGACCAGGTTACCTACATCAACTGGAAGAAGACGGACATCAAGGCCGGTTGGTCGTACGCCTGCGAGGTCGCTGATTTCCTGAAGACCGTCAAGCATTTGCCCGCTCTGACCGCCAAGGGAGGTCTCCTCATCTAA